One genomic segment of Burkholderiaceae bacterium includes these proteins:
- the ccoG gene encoding cytochrome c oxidase accessory protein CcoG — MKPSKQATAAATRPDEGATVWLYEAQKKVYPRSISGLFTRWRWFFVFATQLFFYGMPWVQWGGRQAMLFDLEARRFYIFGLVLYPQDVIYLTGILIISALLLFLFTAVAGRQWCGYACPQTVYTEIYLWVEKQFEGDRQARMRLDAAPVSPGKLLRKGGKHAVWIAIGLWTGLTFVGYFTPIRELAAHVLHWSLGPWETFWVFFYGFATWGNAGFMREQVCKYMCPYARFQSAMFDKDTLIVTYDAARGEPRGGRSKKADPKAMGLGDCIDCTMCVQVCPTGIDIRDGLQYECISCAACIDACDEVMDKVGYPRGLIRYSTERALEQGWGKREIWRRVLRPRVLVYSAALATLIVALAASLWLRTPFKVDIVRDRATLARIVEGGQIENIYRVQVMNATEQPRTFSLAVDGLPGLKLVSEPSVTIDGAQSMWVPVQLRLPYDGTKPGSHEIHFRVDSPGVGEVREKSVFIVPR; from the coding sequence ATGAAACCATCCAAGCAAGCGACGGCAGCAGCGACACGCCCGGACGAAGGGGCGACGGTCTGGCTCTACGAGGCGCAGAAGAAGGTCTATCCGCGCAGCATCAGCGGCCTGTTCACGCGCTGGCGCTGGTTCTTCGTTTTTGCCACGCAGCTTTTCTTCTACGGCATGCCCTGGGTGCAGTGGGGCGGACGCCAGGCGATGCTGTTCGACCTGGAGGCGCGGCGCTTTTACATCTTCGGGCTGGTGCTGTACCCGCAGGACGTCATCTACCTGACGGGCATCCTGATCATCTCGGCGCTGCTGCTGTTCCTGTTCACGGCGGTGGCGGGGCGCCAGTGGTGCGGCTACGCCTGCCCGCAGACCGTCTACACCGAGATCTACCTGTGGGTGGAAAAGCAGTTCGAAGGCGACCGCCAGGCGCGCATGCGGCTGGACGCCGCCCCCGTGTCGCCGGGCAAGCTGCTGCGCAAGGGCGGCAAGCACGCGGTGTGGATCGCCATCGGCCTGTGGACGGGCCTGACCTTTGTGGGCTACTTCACGCCCATTCGCGAACTGGCCGCGCACGTGCTGCACTGGAGCCTGGGGCCGTGGGAGACCTTCTGGGTGTTCTTCTACGGCTTTGCCACCTGGGGCAACGCCGGCTTCATGCGCGAGCAGGTGTGCAAGTACATGTGCCCGTACGCACGCTTTCAGAGCGCCATGTTCGACAAGGACACGCTGATCGTCACCTACGACGCGGCCCGCGGCGAACCGCGCGGCGGCCGATCCAAGAAGGCCGACCCGAAAGCCATGGGCCTGGGCGACTGCATCGACTGCACGATGTGCGTGCAGGTGTGTCCCACCGGCATCGACATCCGCGATGGCCTGCAGTACGAGTGCATCAGCTGCGCCGCCTGCATCGACGCCTGCGACGAGGTGATGGACAAGGTGGGCTATCCGCGCGGGCTGATTCGCTACTCGACCGAACGGGCGCTGGAGCAGGGCTGGGGCAAGCGCGAAATCTGGCGCCGGGTGCTGCGCCCGCGCGTGCTGGTCTACAGCGCCGCGCTGGCCACGCTGATCGTGGCCCTGGCCGCCAGCCTGTGGCTGCGCACGCCCTTCAAGGTCGACATCGTGCGCGACCGCGCCACGCTGGCGCGCATCGTTGAGGGCGGCCAGATCGAGAACATCTACCGCGTGCAGGTCATGAACGCCACCGAGCAGCCACGCACCTTCAGCCTGGCGGTCGACGGCCTGCCCGGCCTCAAGCTGGTGAGCGAGCCGAGCGTCACCATCGACGGCGCGCAGTCGATGTGGGTGCCGGTGCAGCTGCGCCTGCCCTATGATGGGACCAAGCCCGGATCGCACGAGATCCACTTCCGCGTGGATTCGCCCGGCGTCGGCGAGGTGCGCGAAAAATCCGTCTTCATCGTTCCGAGGTAA
- the ccoS gene encoding cbb3-type cytochrome oxidase assembly protein CcoS, which produces MDVLYVLIPLSVVLVFFVLGALGWAIYRGQFEDVEREGQRILEND; this is translated from the coding sequence ATGGACGTGCTGTATGTGCTCATCCCGCTGTCGGTGGTGCTGGTGTTTTTTGTGCTGGGAGCGCTCGGCTGGGCCATTTATCGGGGCCAGTTCGAGGATGTGGAACGCGAGGGGCAGCGCATTCTCGAGAACGATTGA
- the dnaX gene encoding DNA polymerase III subunit gamma/tau, whose product MSYLVLARKYRPRNFAELVGQEHVVQALGNALTQQRLHHAYLFTGTRGVGKTTVSRILAKSLNCTGPDGQGGITATPCGVCAACTEIDAGRFVDYTELDAASNRGVDEVQGLLEQAVYKPVQGRFKVFMIDEVHMLTNTAFNAMLKTLEEPPEYLKFVLATTDPQKVPVTVLSRCLQFNLRPMAPETVQEHLQRVLAAEQVSADAPALRLLARAARGSMRDALSLTDQAIAFGSGQLHEAAVRQMLGSVDRSVVFSLIEALAQADGRAVVEQVDQLRAAGQSAATTLEDMAGVLQRMAVQQAVPAMAVDESGRDAVRIAELATRMPADETQLLYSLCIHGRAELGLAPDEYVGLTMVLLRLLPFKAGPAASATAEKKTLKAAEPVASAPAVAPRAEVPAAEPGAAAPLPADEAPPPAQALAPARPPVQALPVRAPGRPAPESRPAAAPGDAAVATPVRHATDLPEPPARPIGIEPAPPAVVPGAEGDFWHAVVQKLVAAEAVTALTRELALQAELVARTAECWTLRVESGSLAQSGARERLQAALAEAGHAVQLQVELGAVKDCPARRNALAATQRQKAAEAVLMADPFVQEMMREFGAKIVPGSVKPL is encoded by the coding sequence ATGTCCTATCTGGTGCTGGCCCGCAAATACCGGCCTCGCAATTTTGCCGAACTGGTGGGCCAGGAGCATGTGGTGCAGGCGCTCGGCAATGCACTGACCCAGCAGCGCCTGCACCACGCCTACCTGTTCACCGGCACGCGCGGCGTGGGCAAGACCACCGTCTCGCGCATCCTGGCCAAGTCGCTCAACTGCACCGGGCCGGACGGGCAGGGCGGCATCACCGCCACGCCCTGCGGCGTGTGCGCGGCCTGCACCGAGATCGACGCCGGGCGCTTCGTCGACTACACCGAGCTGGACGCGGCCAGCAACCGCGGCGTGGACGAGGTGCAGGGCCTGCTGGAGCAGGCGGTCTACAAGCCGGTGCAGGGGCGCTTCAAGGTCTTCATGATCGACGAGGTGCACATGCTCACCAACACGGCCTTCAACGCCATGCTGAAGACGCTGGAGGAGCCGCCCGAGTACCTCAAGTTCGTGCTTGCCACCACCGACCCGCAGAAGGTGCCGGTGACGGTGCTCAGCCGCTGCCTGCAGTTCAACCTGCGGCCGATGGCGCCCGAGACGGTGCAGGAGCACCTGCAGCGCGTGCTGGCGGCCGAGCAGGTGAGCGCCGACGCGCCGGCCCTGCGCCTGCTGGCGCGCGCCGCGCGCGGCTCCATGCGCGACGCGCTGAGCCTGACCGACCAGGCGATCGCCTTCGGCTCCGGCCAGTTGCACGAGGCGGCCGTGCGCCAGATGCTGGGCAGCGTCGATCGCAGCGTGGTGTTCAGCCTGATCGAGGCGCTGGCGCAGGCCGACGGCCGCGCCGTGGTCGAGCAGGTCGATCAACTACGCGCCGCCGGCCAATCGGCCGCCACCACGCTGGAGGACATGGCCGGTGTGCTGCAGCGCATGGCCGTGCAGCAGGCGGTGCCGGCCATGGCGGTGGACGAATCCGGCCGCGACGCTGTGCGCATCGCCGAACTGGCCACGCGCATGCCGGCCGACGAGACGCAGCTGCTGTACAGCCTGTGCATTCATGGCCGCGCCGAACTGGGCCTGGCACCCGACGAATACGTCGGCCTCACCATGGTGCTGCTGCGCCTGCTGCCGTTCAAGGCGGGCCCGGCGGCCAGCGCCACGGCGGAAAAAAAAACTCTGAAAGCGGCTGAGCCGGTTGCCAGCGCCCCCGCCGTGGCGCCACGCGCCGAGGTGCCGGCGGCCGAGCCCGGCGCAGCGGCGCCTCTGCCAGCCGACGAGGCGCCACCGCCCGCGCAGGCCCTGGCCCCCGCCCGCCCCCCGGTGCAGGCCCTGCCGGTGCGCGCACCCGGTCGGCCGGCGCCCGAATCCCGGCCCGCCGCGGCGCCCGGCGACGCCGCCGTGGCCACCCCGGTTCGCCATGCGACCGACCTGCCCGAGCCGCCGGCCCGCCCGATCGGCATCGAACCGGCGCCGCCCGCCGTGGTGCCGGGTGCCGAGGGCGACTTCTGGCACGCGGTGGTGCAAAAGCTGGTGGCCGCCGAGGCGGTGACGGCGCTCACGCGCGAGCTGGCCTTGCAGGCCGAGCTGGTGGCGCGTACGGCCGAGTGCTGGACGCTGCGGGTCGAAAGCGGATCGCTGGCGCAGTCGGGCGCGCGCGAGCGCCTGCAGGCCGCCCTGGCCGAGGCGGGCCATGCGGTGCAGCTGCAGGTGGAGCTGGGCGCCGTCAAGGACTGCCCCGCGCGCCGCAACGCGCTGGCTGCCACGCAGCGCCAGAAGGCGGCTGAGGCGGTGCTGATGGCCGACCCCTTCGTGCAGGAGATGATGCGCGAGTTTGGGGCGAAAATCGTGCCCGGCAGCGTGAAGCCGCTGTGA
- the recR gene encoding recombination protein RecR yields the protein MSDTHSLDTLVQALRRLPGVGQRSAQRMAFHLLQHDRPGAQVLAQALDAAVRQVRHCRLCHTFTEAEVCATCLDPRRDASKLAVVETPADQAALERTGAFRGRYFVLMGRLSPLDGVGPQDIGLPELLARATDGQVQEVILATNFTAEGEATAHVIGQALKARGLAVTRLARGVPAGSELEYVDLGTIAHALVDRR from the coding sequence TTGAGCGACACCCACAGCCTCGATACCCTGGTACAGGCCCTGCGCCGGCTGCCCGGCGTGGGCCAGCGCTCGGCGCAGCGCATGGCCTTTCACCTGCTGCAGCACGACCGGCCGGGCGCGCAGGTCTTGGCGCAGGCGCTGGATGCGGCCGTGCGGCAGGTGCGCCACTGCCGCCTGTGCCACACCTTCACCGAGGCCGAGGTGTGCGCCACCTGCCTCGATCCGCGCCGCGATGCCAGCAAGCTGGCGGTGGTCGAGACCCCGGCGGACCAGGCCGCGCTGGAGCGTACCGGGGCGTTTCGCGGCCGCTACTTCGTGTTGATGGGGCGGCTGAGCCCGCTCGACGGCGTGGGTCCGCAGGACATCGGCCTTCCCGAATTGCTGGCGCGTGCCACCGACGGCCAGGTCCAGGAGGTGATCCTGGCCACCAACTTCACGGCCGAGGGCGAGGCCACCGCGCACGTGATCGGCCAGGCGCTGAAGGCGCGCGGGCTGGCGGTGACGCGCCTGGCGCGCGGCGTGCCGGCGGGCAGCGAGCTGGAATACGTCGACCTGGGCACCATCGCCCATGCCCTGGTCGATCGCCGCTGA
- the ccoP gene encoding cytochrome-c oxidase, cbb3-type subunit III: MSDFTSNFWSVYVTVITLGGIVACLLLLWFSGKTKAMTQGDNTTGHVWDEDLREMNNPLPRWWVGLFIITCAFAFAYLYLYPGLGSYQGSLKWTQVGQLDQELAKGKEQVAPIYAAFAGKSVEELAKDHQAMAIGDRLFMNNCAQCHGSDARGGKGFPNLTDKQWNWGGTPAQIEETIAKGRTGMMPPMAAAVGTPEDVRNVANYVLSLSGSPHDSVRANLGRAKFVACAACHGMDGKGNPALGAPNLTTGIFTHGPGVESHIVSMITNGRTGVMPAWDSKFSPEQLKVLTAYVWGKGGGMPAEAAK; this comes from the coding sequence ATGAGCGACTTCACGAGCAATTTCTGGTCGGTGTATGTCACCGTCATCACGCTGGGCGGCATCGTTGCCTGCCTGCTGCTGCTGTGGTTCAGCGGCAAGACCAAGGCCATGACGCAGGGCGACAACACCACCGGCCACGTATGGGACGAGGACCTGCGCGAGATGAACAACCCGCTGCCGCGCTGGTGGGTGGGCCTGTTCATCATCACCTGCGCCTTCGCCTTCGCCTACCTGTACCTGTATCCGGGCCTGGGCTCCTACCAGGGCTCGCTCAAATGGACCCAGGTCGGCCAGCTCGACCAGGAGTTGGCCAAGGGCAAGGAGCAGGTGGCCCCCATCTACGCCGCCTTTGCCGGCAAGAGCGTGGAGGAGTTGGCCAAGGACCACCAGGCCATGGCCATTGGCGACCGCCTGTTCATGAACAACTGCGCCCAGTGCCACGGCTCGGATGCGCGCGGCGGCAAGGGCTTTCCCAACCTGACCGACAAGCAGTGGAACTGGGGCGGCACGCCGGCGCAGATCGAGGAAACCATCGCCAAGGGCCGCACCGGCATGATGCCGCCGATGGCCGCCGCCGTGGGCACGCCCGAGGACGTGCGCAACGTGGCCAACTACGTGCTCAGCCTGTCGGGCTCGCCGCATGACTCGGTGCGCGCCAACCTGGGACGCGCCAAGTTCGTGGCCTGCGCCGCCTGCCACGGCATGGACGGCAAGGGCAACCCGGCGCTGGGCGCGCCCAACCTGACCACGGGCATCTTCACCCACGGCCCGGGGGTCGAGTCGCACATCGTCAGCATGATCACCAACGGTCGCACCGGCGTGATGCCGGCCTGGGACAGCAAGTTCAGCCCCGAGCAGCTGAAGGTGCTGACGGCCTACGTCTGGGGCAAGGGCGGCGGCATGCCGGCCGAGGCGGCGAAATAG
- the ccoN gene encoding cytochrome-c oxidase, cbb3-type subunit I, translated as MTFANAKATVYNDKVVRQLAIMTVVWGVVGMLVGVIIAAQLAWPELSLGIPWLSYGRLRPLHTNAVIFAFGGTGLIATSFYVVQRTCQVRLFSDKLASFVFWGWQAVIVGAVISLPMGYTSSKEYAELEWPIDILITLVWVAYAIVFFGTIGTRKVKHIYVANWFYGGFILAIALLHVVNSAELPVGWMKSYSAYAGVQDAMVQWWYGHNAVGFFLTAGFLGMMYYFIPKQAERPVYSYRLSIVHFWALIFTYMWAGPHHLHYTALPDWAQSVGMVFSLILLAPSWGGMLNGIMTLSGAWHKLRDDPILRFLIVSLSFYGMSTFEGPMMSIKTVNALSHYTDWTIGHVHSGALGWVGLITMGSLYYMIPRLFGRKQMYSVKAIEAHFWIATIGIVLYIAAMWIAGVMQGLMWRAVNADGTLTYTFVESVKATYPFYVIRLLGGLLYLSGMVLMLWNTAKTAAAGRVVPVSIPAAVAHA; from the coding sequence ATGACATTTGCCAACGCTAAAGCGACGGTCTACAACGACAAGGTGGTGCGCCAACTGGCCATCATGACGGTGGTCTGGGGGGTGGTGGGCATGCTGGTGGGGGTGATCATCGCCGCCCAGCTGGCCTGGCCCGAGTTGAGCCTGGGCATTCCCTGGCTCAGTTACGGGCGCTTGCGGCCATTGCACACCAACGCGGTCATCTTTGCCTTTGGCGGCACGGGCCTGATCGCCACCTCGTTCTACGTGGTGCAGCGCACCTGCCAGGTGCGCCTGTTCAGCGACAAGCTGGCGTCGTTCGTCTTCTGGGGCTGGCAGGCGGTCATCGTGGGCGCGGTCATCTCGCTGCCCATGGGCTACACCAGCAGCAAGGAATACGCCGAGCTGGAGTGGCCGATCGACATCCTGATCACCCTGGTGTGGGTGGCCTACGCGATCGTGTTCTTCGGCACCATCGGCACGCGCAAGGTCAAGCACATCTACGTGGCCAACTGGTTCTACGGCGGCTTCATCCTGGCCATCGCGCTGCTGCACGTGGTCAACAGCGCCGAGCTGCCGGTGGGCTGGATGAAGTCCTACTCGGCCTACGCCGGCGTGCAGGACGCCATGGTGCAGTGGTGGTACGGCCACAACGCGGTGGGCTTCTTCCTGACGGCGGGCTTCCTGGGCATGATGTACTACTTCATCCCCAAGCAGGCCGAGCGCCCGGTGTACAGCTACCGCCTGTCGATCGTGCACTTCTGGGCGCTGATCTTCACCTACATGTGGGCCGGCCCGCACCACCTGCACTACACCGCGCTGCCCGACTGGGCGCAGTCGGTGGGCATGGTGTTCTCGCTGATCCTGCTGGCCCCCAGCTGGGGCGGCATGCTCAACGGCATCATGACGCTGTCGGGTGCCTGGCACAAGCTGCGCGACGACCCGATCCTGCGCTTTTTGATCGTGTCGCTGTCGTTCTACGGCATGTCCACCTTCGAGGGGCCGATGATGTCGATCAAGACCGTCAACGCGCTCAGCCACTACACCGACTGGACCATCGGCCACGTGCACTCCGGCGCCTTGGGCTGGGTGGGCCTGATCACCATGGGCTCGCTGTACTACATGATCCCGCGCCTGTTCGGCCGCAAGCAGATGTACAGCGTCAAGGCCATTGAGGCGCACTTCTGGATCGCCACCATCGGCATCGTGCTGTACATCGCCGCGATGTGGATCGCCGGCGTGATGCAGGGCCTGATGTGGCGCGCGGTCAACGCCGACGGCACGCTGACCTACACCTTCGTCGAATCGGTCAAGGCGACCTATCCGTTCTACGTGATCCGCTTGCTGGGCGGCCTGCTGTACCTCAGCGGCATGGTGCTGATGCTGTGGAACACCGCCAAGACGGCCGCTGCCGGCCGCGTGGTGCCGGTTTCGATTCCCGCCGCCGTGGCGCACGCCTGA
- a CDS encoding YbaB/EbfC family nucleoid-associated protein, with protein MFNKGQLAGLMKQAQAMQDNLKKAQDELASVEVEGESGAGMVKVLMTCKHDVKRVTIDPSLLQDDKDMLEDLVAAAFNAAVRKAEEVSNEKMGKLMPAGMPGLPGGMKFPF; from the coding sequence ATGTTCAACAAAGGACAACTGGCCGGCCTGATGAAACAGGCCCAGGCCATGCAGGACAACCTGAAGAAGGCGCAGGACGAGCTGGCCAGCGTCGAGGTCGAGGGCGAGTCGGGCGCCGGCATGGTCAAGGTGCTGATGACCTGCAAGCACGACGTCAAGCGCGTCACCATCGATCCCAGCCTGCTGCAGGACGACAAGGACATGCTGGAGGACCTGGTGGCCGCCGCCTTCAACGCCGCCGTGCGCAAGGCCGAGGAAGTGTCCAACGAGAAGATGGGCAAGCTGATGCCGGCCGGCATGCCGGGGCTGCCGGGCGGCATGAAGTTCCCTTTCTGA
- the ccoO gene encoding cytochrome-c oxidase, cbb3-type subunit II, which produces MAQEKITGHARIETSNFLMIVLILIVVSFGGLVEIVPLFFQKSTTQPIEGLKPYTALQVVGRDVYIREGCNNCHSQMIRPFRAEALRYGPYSVAGEFVYDHPHLWGSKRTGPDLARVGGRYSDDWHRAHLNNPRDVVPESNMPAYPWLERTAADAGSIQAHMRGLRTLGAPYTDEEIAKAPEDVKGKTELDAVIAYLQVLGIHRK; this is translated from the coding sequence ATGGCGCAAGAAAAAATCACCGGTCACGCACGCATCGAGACCAGCAACTTCCTGATGATCGTGCTGATCCTGATCGTGGTCTCCTTCGGTGGCCTGGTCGAGATCGTGCCGCTGTTCTTCCAGAAATCCACCACCCAGCCGATCGAGGGCCTGAAGCCCTACACCGCGCTGCAGGTGGTGGGGCGCGACGTCTACATCCGCGAGGGCTGCAACAACTGCCACTCGCAGATGATCCGCCCCTTCCGTGCCGAGGCGCTGCGCTACGGGCCGTACTCGGTGGCGGGTGAATTCGTCTACGACCACCCGCACCTGTGGGGCAGCAAGCGCACCGGGCCCGACCTGGCACGCGTGGGCGGGCGCTACAGCGACGACTGGCACCGCGCGCACCTGAACAATCCGCGCGACGTGGTGCCCGAGTCCAACATGCCCGCCTACCCGTGGCTGGAGCGCACGGCCGCCGACGCAGGCTCGATCCAGGCGCACATGCGCGGCCTGCGCACCCTGGGCGCACCCTACACCGACGAGGAAATCGCCAAGGCGCCCGAGGACGTCAAGGGCAAGACCGAGCTGGATGCCGTGATCGCCTACCTGCAGGTGCTGGGCATTCACCGCAAGTAA
- a CDS encoding nitrogen fixation protein FixH: MQTSQEPVSAPWWKYGHMWLVVSGPAIVVVAGFFTLYLAISRPDPVYTDAQRAVVAQPSTPAAATLTPAMQARNHAATGGVARAPRP, encoded by the coding sequence ATGCAAACAAGCCAAGAACCTGTCAGCGCGCCGTGGTGGAAGTACGGCCACATGTGGCTGGTGGTCAGCGGCCCGGCCATCGTGGTGGTGGCCGGCTTTTTCACCCTGTACCTGGCCATCAGCCGGCCCGACCCGGTCTACACCGATGCCCAGCGTGCCGTGGTGGCCCAGCCCAGCACGCCAGCCGCGGCCACGCTGACGCCGGCCATGCAGGCGCGCAACCACGCCGCCACCGGTGGCGTGGCCCGCGCCCCGCGCCCTTGA
- a CDS encoding cbb3-type cytochrome c oxidase subunit 3, which yields MDINVLRGVITVVTFIVFVGIVVWAWSGRNRARFEEAARLPFEQD from the coding sequence ATGGATATCAATGTGCTGCGCGGCGTCATCACCGTGGTGACGTTCATCGTCTTCGTGGGCATCGTGGTCTGGGCCTGGTCGGGCCGCAACCGCGCCCGTTTCGAAGAGGCCGCTCGCCTGCCGTTCGAGCAGGATTGA
- a CDS encoding cation-translocating P-type ATPase, with protein sequence MGAPQADDAPSAGLSLLDERDEWLAFSRQAAEAGAAAIPDGCWESSVALEGMHCAACAGTIERLIGAVPGVREVQVSAAAQRARVLWDERATRPSRWLAALQGSGYRAVPVHDLQAAVQRQADTRRMLWRLGVAGLCMMQVMMYAAPSYFTAPGEIEPDLIHLLRWAQWVLSLPVLLFACQPFLAGAWRDARARRIGMDLPVALGMVITFVVSSLGTFEPAGPFGHEVYFDSFTMFVFFLLAGRWLELRLRDRAAGALEALMHRLPDSVQRRDAGGGWQRVSARRVRVGDVLRVLPGESFVADGTILSGQTTVDEALLTGESRPVARDRGETVIAGSHNLSQPVELRVSHVGEGTRYAQVVALMEQAAVSKPRIAQLADRLATPFLLFVLLAAGVACAWWWPQDPEHALMVAVAILVVTCPCALSLATPAAMLASAGALARRGVLVRRLQAIEALAAVDTVVFDKTGTLTRDAFVLQRVVLREGVARGDALVLAAALARHSLHPVSRAVAAAAGEAVLPEATRVHETVGQGVAGDVAWGEGPPRRLRLGSHAFCAVPATAAAGPVSHLSDEQGWLASFDFLEDIRADARASVAALHEQGLQVQLVSGDDARTAAQVGGQLGVDVALGGCSPADKLDHLRALQAQGARTAMVGDGLNDGPVLAAAQVSFAFGRAVPLAQAQSDFVVLGERLLAVPAARRQAVRTVAVVKQNLGWAMVYNAAAVPMAMAGWMPAWAAGLGMAASSLVVVLNALRLSRGMDGEWA encoded by the coding sequence ATGGGGGCGCCCCAGGCGGACGATGCCCCGTCGGCCGGGCTGTCGCTGCTGGACGAGCGCGACGAGTGGCTGGCCTTCAGCCGCCAGGCAGCCGAGGCCGGCGCGGCGGCGATCCCGGACGGTTGCTGGGAATCGTCGGTGGCCCTGGAAGGCATGCATTGCGCGGCCTGCGCCGGCACGATCGAGCGCCTGATCGGCGCGGTGCCGGGGGTGCGGGAGGTGCAGGTCAGCGCCGCCGCCCAGCGTGCGCGCGTGCTGTGGGACGAGCGGGCCACGCGGCCCTCGCGCTGGCTGGCGGCCCTGCAGGGCAGCGGCTACCGCGCCGTGCCGGTGCACGACCTGCAGGCCGCCGTGCAGCGCCAGGCCGACACGCGCCGCATGCTGTGGCGCCTGGGCGTGGCCGGCCTGTGCATGATGCAGGTGATGATGTACGCCGCCCCGTCGTACTTCACCGCGCCGGGCGAGATCGAGCCCGACCTCATCCATCTGCTGCGCTGGGCCCAGTGGGTGCTGTCGCTGCCGGTGCTGCTGTTTGCGTGCCAGCCTTTCCTGGCCGGCGCCTGGCGCGATGCGCGCGCGCGCCGGATCGGCATGGACCTGCCGGTGGCGCTGGGCATGGTCATCACCTTCGTCGTCAGCAGCCTGGGCACCTTCGAGCCCGCGGGGCCCTTCGGCCACGAGGTGTACTTCGACTCGTTCACGATGTTCGTGTTTTTCCTGCTGGCCGGGCGCTGGCTGGAGCTGCGCCTGCGCGACCGCGCCGCTGGCGCGCTGGAGGCGCTGATGCACCGCCTGCCCGACAGCGTGCAGCGCCGCGACGCGGGCGGTGGCTGGCAGCGCGTGTCGGCGCGCCGCGTGCGCGTGGGCGACGTACTGCGCGTGCTGCCGGGCGAGAGCTTCGTGGCCGACGGCACGATCCTGAGCGGCCAGACCACGGTCGATGAGGCCCTGCTGACGGGCGAATCGCGCCCGGTGGCGCGCGACCGGGGCGAGACGGTGATTGCCGGCAGCCACAACCTGAGCCAGCCGGTGGAGCTGCGCGTCAGCCATGTGGGCGAAGGCACGCGCTACGCCCAGGTGGTGGCGCTGATGGAGCAGGCCGCGGTCAGCAAGCCGCGCATCGCGCAATTGGCCGATCGCCTGGCCACGCCCTTCCTGCTGTTCGTGCTGCTGGCGGCGGGCGTGGCCTGCGCCTGGTGGTGGCCCCAGGACCCGGAGCATGCCCTGATGGTGGCGGTGGCCATCCTGGTGGTGACCTGCCCCTGTGCGCTGTCGCTGGCCACGCCGGCGGCCATGCTGGCCAGCGCCGGGGCGCTGGCGCGGCGCGGTGTCCTGGTGCGGCGCCTGCAGGCCATCGAGGCGCTGGCCGCGGTGGACACCGTGGTGTTCGACAAGACCGGCACCTTGACGCGCGACGCCTTCGTGCTGCAACGGGTGGTGCTGCGCGAGGGCGTGGCGCGCGGCGACGCGCTGGTCCTGGCCGCCGCGCTGGCGCGCCACAGCCTGCACCCGGTGTCGCGGGCGGTGGCCGCCGCCGCCGGCGAAGCGGTACTGCCCGAGGCCACGCGGGTGCACGAGACGGTGGGGCAGGGTGTGGCGGGTGACGTGGCCTGGGGTGAGGGGCCGCCACGGCGCCTGCGCCTGGGCTCGCACGCCTTTTGCGCCGTGCCGGCCACGGCGGCGGCCGGGCCGGTGAGCCATTTGAGCGACGAGCAGGGCTGGCTGGCCAGCTTCGACTTCCTGGAAGACATCCGCGCCGACGCACGGGCGAGCGTGGCGGCCCTGCACGAGCAGGGCCTGCAGGTGCAGCTGGTGTCGGGCGACGACGCGCGCACGGCGGCGCAGGTGGGCGGGCAGCTCGGCGTGGACGTGGCCCTGGGCGGCTGCTCGCCGGCCGACAAGCTGGACCACCTGCGGGCGCTGCAGGCGCAGGGCGCGCGCACCGCCATGGTGGGCGACGGGCTGAACGACGGCCCCGTGCTGGCGGCGGCCCAGGTCTCCTTCGCCTTCGGCCGGGCGGTGCCGCTGGCCCAGGCGCAGTCGGACTTCGTGGTGCTGGGCGAGCGCCTGCTGGCCGTGCCGGCGGCCCGCCGGCAGGCGGTGCGCACGGTGGCTGTGGTCAAGCAGAATCTGGGCTGGGCCATGGTCTACAACGCCGCCGCCGTGCCGATGGCCATGGCGGGGTGGATGCCGGCCTGGGCCGCGGGCCTGGGTATGGCCGCCAGTTCGCTGGTGGTGGTGCTCAACGCGCTGCGGCTGTCGCGTGGCATGGATGGGGAGTGGGCCTGA